GAATATGCTGTGCTTTCAGCAAATCCACAATACCCATGGCCAGAGGCCCTTCTGGTCCAACCAGAACCAGATTAACCGCTTTCTCCCGGGCAAAAGTCACGATTTCGGGAAAAGAGGAGAGAGCAACGCACTCACCGATTTCGCTCATTCCTCCATTTCCAGGAACACAGAAAATCTCTGTAACCGCAGGATTCTGTCGAACCTTCCAGACCAAACAGTGTTCTCGTCCTCCGCTTCCAATCACCATCACTCTCATATCCTTCACTCCTTCACCAAAACCCTTCGTCCCTCTATACGGAGTTTTCCCTCCAGAAAAAGCCGAACTGCCTGAGGATAAATTTGATGTTCGTGCTCAAGAATCCGCACCGATAGTGTCTCTGGATTATCATCATCAAGGACTGGACAAACCGCCTGCAAAACAATGGGACCGGTATCCATCCCTTCGTCCACAAAATGGACCGTACAACCGCTCACTTTGACTCCATACTCTACAGCCTGTTTCTGTGCTTCCAATCCTGGAAAAGCTGGTAGAAGCGAGGGATGAATGTTCAAAATTCGATGGCGATAATGGGCAATAATCTCCTTTCCCACGATGCGCATATAGCCAGCCAGGCAAATCAAATCAGGACCTTCCTTGATAAGGAGGTCAAGCAACGCTTTTTCATACGCTTTCTTCCCTGGAAAAGAAGCGTAATCGAGAATAACCGTTGGGATATCCTCCCTTCGCGCACGCTCCAGAGCATGGGCGTGAGGATTATCGCTCACCACCAGAGTGATACGACCCGGAATGGTACCGTTTTTGACCGCATCGATGAGAGCCTGAAGATTCGTTCCTCTTCCGGAAACCAGAACCACAATCTTTTTACTCAAGAAATTCCACTCCCCTCTCTCCCCGGACGATTTCTCCCAAGAAAATCGGCGCCTCACCCTTTTGCTGACACAGTTCCACAAACTTGGCCCCATCTTTTTGGGCTACAACAACGGCCAAACCAACGCCCATGTTGAACACACGCCACATTTCTTGCTCCGGAATGTTTCCTATCCTCTGGAGAAACCGAAAAATCCAGGGAACCTGGATATTACTCCTTTTGATTCTTGCCCGCAATCCTTCGGGAAGAACTCGAGGAAGGTTTTCTACGATTCCCCCTCCGGTAATGTGTGCCAAACCCTTAATGCGGACTTCACGAAGAAGCGAAAGCACTAAAAGCGCATAAATTCGAGTGGGCCGCAGAAGTTCCTCGGAAAGGTCCCGATTTTCCACCCGGGCATCGAAGGAAATGCCATTACTCCTAAGAATCCTTCGCACCAGAGAGAAACCGTTACTGTGTAACCCGGAAGAGGAAATCCCAAATAGTACGTCCCCTACCTCTATGTCCCTTCCATCAATAATGTTTTCCTCTTCCACCACTCCCACCGCAAATCCAGCCAGGTCATACTCACCTTCTCCATACATATCCGGCATCTCCGCCGTCTCGCCACCAAGGAGTGTACAGCGGGCTTGCTTACACCCCTCGATAATCCCCGAAAGCACCGATTCAAATACCGTTGTCTTGAGCCTTCCACAGGCAAAATAATCCAAAAAAAAGAGCGGCTCCGCGCCATAGCAAAGCACGTCATTCACACACATCGCCACAAGATCAATACCCACCGTATCATGTTTTTCCAGTTCTATCGCTACCTTGAGCTTCGTACCTACCCCGTCGCTTCCTGCCACCAAGCAGTGACTTCGCCACTCCGGGTTCATCCGGACAATTCCAGCAAAACCACCAATACCTGCAATGACTTCAGAGCGCCAGGTTCCCCGTGCTCGAACCGTAATCCGCTTCAGCGAATCATTTGCCCTATCGATATCAACACCAGCCTTCTTATAGTCCCAAAATCCACCATTCATGCCTTCTCCCCCTCAATGCCGGAACGCCGAAAGATCAAATCAACATGCTTCAAGTAATGATGGAAATCAAACAAATTCTCCAGTTCCGAAGAAGAAAGGTATTTTCTCACCTCCGGATCCTCCTGAAGGGTTTTCAGAAAATCAGCGTTTTCGTTCTCCCAGGTCTGGAGCGCACATCGTTGCACCAGGGCATAGGCTTCTTCTCGGGTAAGACCCCGCTTTACCAGCTCCAAAAGTACCTTCTCTGAAAACACCAATCCTCGACTTTTATCCAGATTCCGCTGCATATTTTCAGGATACACCGAAAGTTCCCGAAGAAGTCTGGTGAAAGTCTGCAAAAGGTAATCAGTAAGGATACAGCTATCGGGAAGAATAATCCGCTCAGCAGAAGAATGGGAAATATCCCGCTCATGCCAGAGGGGAATATTCTCCAAAGCTACAAAGAGATTCCCCCGCAAAACTCGGCTCAGACCGCAAATTTGTTCCCCGGTAATGGGATTCTTCTTATGGGGCATTGCTGAAGACCCCTTCTGACCTTTACCAAAACCTTCTTCCACTTCCCGAATTTCCGTACGTTGCAAATTCCGCAGTTCCAAAGCAAACTTTTCCAAACTCGTTCCCACCATGGCTAAAGACCACAGGAACTCGGCATACCGATCTCGCTGGATAATCTGGGTCGAAGCTTGGGCTGGTTGCAAACCCAGCTTCCCACAAACATACGCCTCTACCCGGGGGTCAACGTTGGCAAAATTCCCCACCGCACCTGAGATTTTACCCACGCTCACCACCTGTTTTGCCCTTTCCACCCGTTCCCGATTCCGTTTCATCTCATTGTACCAGATAACCAGTTTCAACCCAAAGGTGGTGGGTTCAGCATGAACTCCGTGCGTTCGTCCCACTATAAGCGTATACCGGTGTTCCAGTGCTTTGTCTCTGATGATGGAACACACCTCGTCAAGGTCAGCAAGGATAACTTCTGCTGACTCTTTGAGAAGAAAGGAAGTGGCCGTATCCAGTACATCTGAAGAAGTAAGACCAAAGTGCAAGAAACGTCCCTCTTTACCCAGACCCTCAGAAAGCGTGGTCAAAAAGGCAATCACGTCGTGACGGGTCACCTGTTCTATCTGGAGCATGCGCTCCTTGGAAAAGGTCACCTTCTGCCGAATACGTTCCACCTCTTCCGGCGAGATAAGCCCCAACTGGCTCCAGGCCTCCAGAGCCAGAAGTTCTATTTGCAACCAGACCTCAAAACGATGTTCATCGCTCCAGATTGCTTTCATCTTTGGTAAAGAATACCGCTCAATCATAGTGCTACTCGTCCTCCCTTACTCCTTTTTCTGTTCAACTCCACAGTAAGAACAGTACCTGGCGTCCTCTTCGATGTACTTTCCACAGGAAGGACACCTTTTGCGAGGCTTCCTTCCTTGGAGAAGCGCGATCTCTTCTTTTAAATCCTCTATTTCTTCCTCTAAGGACAGAAGTTCTTGGTACCGTTCCCGGAGTTCTTCTTTTCGGATTTCCTGTTGTCCCTGACGAAAAAAGGTATACACAGCTTCTCCCAGCTCAAGGAGCGCGTTAAGCCATTCCCTCTTGAGAGGAGCTAATCTCAATCGCAGCATCCACAGGCGCAAAAACGGAACCATGGTGACCACCTTATTCATCGTTAAGATTTGTGTCACCCATTTTAACATATTCCTTCATGGAAACGAAAAACCCCGCCAAATCACCACCAACCAATTTATTCACACATTCATACCTGTTTAAAGATTGACAGAACGCTTCGCTGTTCACTACAATAAAGACACCCTAATGAACAAGGAGGGATTGCAGTGAAAAGAAGTTTCTGGCTCGTGGTGTTGCTTCTCTACCTTGTGGCTTCCACGTCTTTTGCCGCCGAAAAAACCTGGGAATCACAGCAAGGTGAATTCAGCGGTACCACCCTTACCATTCTCATTACCGATCCCCATTCAGCCGTAGTCGAGTCCTGGAAACCAGAATGGGAAGCCTTGACCGGCGCCAAGGTGGAAATGGTGGTGGTACCCTATGCCTCACTCTACGACAAAATGATGACCGATTTTATCACCGGAACCGGAGCATACGATTTAATCTGTTGGCCTTCCATTTGGGCAGGAGACGTCATGGGTGGTGAATGGGTGATTCCCCTTGACGAGCTGATTCAGGAGTATGGGTATCCGAACTGGGATGATGTGGCACCAGCGATAAAGACGGTGGTATCCTGGGCTAATAAGGTTTACGCCCTCCCCTACGATGGTGACTGCCATATGCTCTACTATCGGAAGGACGCTCTGGAGAATCCCGATTACCAATCAAAATTTAAGGAAAAATATGGATATGCCTACAATGTGCCCCCGCAATCCTGGGAAGAGATCCGGGATATTGCGGAGTTCTTCACCGGCTGGGATTGGGACAACGATGGGGAAAATGAATATGGAATTGCCTTTATTGCCCAGAGAAAAACCCAGGCCATGTGGTCGTATCTTGATATTGCCATGCAATATGCTGCTCAGCCCGGCGTCGCTCCCTTCTTTGACCCTGAAACCATGGAACCGCTGGTCAACAATCCCGGCTGGGTTAAAGCAATGGAAGTGATCCAAGATATGACCAAATTCGCTCCTCCAGGGCTCTTAAGCTACGGCTATAGCGAACTCCGTCAGGCGTATGTTTCTGGAAACTCGGCTATTGCCCTAGACTGGGGTGATATCGGAATCATGGAGCAGTCCGAGGAAAAATATGGAAGCAAAGTAAAGGGCCTTTTGGGTTATGGTCCGCTTCCAGGAGCGAAAAAAACCTACGATTTCAAGGAGAAAAAATGGATTGAAGGGTACAACCAGGTCAACTTCCTGAATTTCGGTGGTTGGATTTTCTCCATCTCCAAATTCTCCAAAAACCAGCTTGCTGCGTACAAATTTGCCACCTATTTTACCGCTCCAGAGCGAAGCATTCTGGATGTCTGTGGCATCCATGGATACACTGGTGCAAATCCCTGGCGTTTTTCCCACTTCCAGAACATCGACAAATGGATAGAAGGAGGCTGGGGTAAAGATTCAGTCATGAAATACCTCGAAACCATTCAGACCATCCTTTCTGATCCCAAGGCTATCACGGACCTACGTATCCCTGGCGCGGCAGAATACTATGATTACCTTGACCTTTACCTCGCCCAGGTGCTCTCGGGCACAGCCAAACCAGAAGATGCCTGCAATACCATTTACAAAGAATGGGTCAAAATCACCGAAGCACAGGGGAAGGAAAAACAGCTGAACCTCTATCGAGAGTCGCTGGGTCTCCCGAAGAAATAACCTATTCATCCCGAAAGCCGGGTGTGTGCACCCGGCTTTTTTATTCTCTTACTTCTGTCAACCGGGAGGGAAAACATGTTCAAGAGTCAGGAACGGGCAAGAGCAATCAAGGTTGGTTTTATCATCCCCGGGCTCTCCTACCTCATGCTTATGGCCGTATTTCCAATGGTCTGGTCTCTCTCCCTGAGTTTTCAGCGATGGAAAGCAGCCACTGCCAGTCCCCGGGTCTTCGTGGGTCTCAAGAACTTCTATACCATTTTTTTCGAGGATTCGCGTTTCTGGAATAGCCTGCGCTTTACTGTTTCCTATGTCCTGATTGTAGTGGTCATCGAACTATTTTTGGGTCTTCTTCTTGCCTACCTTCTCAACGAGAAAATCCGTTTTCGCAACTTCTTCCGAGTGGTATTTCTGTTTCCCATGGCTGCTCCCCCCATTGGGATCGCCTTCATGTGGCGGATGCTGCTCAACCCCGATGCCGGGATTATGGTGAAAATCATGAATAGCCTTGGCATGAACGTCGTCCGGTGGCTTACCGATGCGAAACTTACTCCTTTTGTGCTGATGAGTGTCGATATCTGGGAATGGACTCCTTTCATGTTTTTGGGGCTTCTCGCCGCTTTCCAGTCTTTACCAGTTGAATTGTACGATGCAGCCCAGGTCGATGGGGCTTCACGATTCCAAACCTTCCGGTTTATCACCTTCCCTCTTCTTCTTCCCATCATTGTGACCCTGGTGCTTTTACGGGCTATCGACGCGTTTAAACTCTTCGAGCTGGTTTTCGGGATCACCGGAGGAGGACCAGGAAGTAGCACCGAATCCCTCTCCTACTACATCTACACCGTGGGTTTCCAATATTTTGATCTGGGATATGCCTGCAGTTTATCCTGGATATTTCTGGGTATCGTACTTTTAATTTCCAACTTCCTGCTTCAACGACTGCGCAAGGAGGTATGAAGAGTGAAGTCCAAAAAGAAGGTCTCAGGGTTTCTGATTTTTACCTGGATATTTTTACTTCTTTTCACCTTCTGGACTCTTTTCCCGTTTTTCTGGGGTATCATCACCTCAATCAAATCTCCAGGTGAACAGTATAGCACTGCTTTTCTCCCTCACTTCCAGTTCAAACCCTCCTCCTATGCCTGGCAGGTGGTACTGGGACAGGCCGAAGGAGAAAGAACAAAGCAGGGCCTTCGTAATAGTGTACTCATTTCTTCTCTCAGTTCTCTCCTGGTGCTCTTCATGGGGGCTCTGGCCGGATACTCTCTAGCCCGTTTCCGTTTCCACCGTTGGAAAAATAAAGATATCGCGGTATGGATTCTCTCAAACCGCATGTTTCCACCAATCGCAGTCGCTATTCCCTTCTTCCTCATCATGCGAACCTTGAGGCTTCTTGATACTCTTCCGGCCATCATTATGGCTCATGTCGTCTACAACCTCCCCTTAGCCATCTGGCTTATGATTGACTTCTTTCGGGAACTCCCGGAAGAGATTGAGGAAGCCGCACTGATCGACGGTTGCTCATCATTTCAGGCATTCCTGCGCATCGCTCTTCCCCTCTCTCTTCCCGGTATCATTGCGGTGTACATTCTGTGTTTTATTTTCTCCTGGAACGAATTCCTCTTCGTGGTAACGCTCTCTTACCGCAAGACCATGACCATGCCAGTGATCATCGCTGGAGCTCTAACCGTACGGGGTCTTGACTTCTGGAAAGTATCGGCCCTGTCACTCTTGGCGGTAACACCCCCGGTGATTTTGGCAGCGCTCACTTCACGGTACCTGATTCGAGGCTTAACCCTGGGAGCAGTCAAAGAATGATCGTTGCCTTTCTCACCGAAACACGATAAGCTTTTGATAAAAGCAAAGGAGGAATGTGTATGGAAATATCCCATATTCTGGTTCCAACCGACTTTTCCCTCTTCTCCGATTTAGCGATTCACAAAGCGACCTTGCTGGGCAAAATCTTTCAGGCTAAAATCACCGTTCTACACGTCCTTACCTTAAGTGAAGTAAATGTGCTCACCTCTCAGCCAGGAAATCCGTGGGAAAATGTGGTTTTGCAAATCCAGAACGATATGATGGAAGAAGTACGCAAAGTCGCCGACTCATCCTTTGATCTTGCCAAGGTTTCTTTGGAAGTAGTTGCCGGGGAACCGGTGGAAGAAATTGTGCGGTTTGCCGACGAGAGCAACGTCGACCTCATCATCATGGGAACTCACGGAAGGACAGGACTGGCCAGCGTCTTTTTGGGAAGTGTCACCATAGGGGTGATCAAAAAAACCTGCGTGCCCGTCATGGTCGTCAAATGTACCGAAGCGCTAAAATAGAAGGGGGGATGCCCCCTTCTATTCCTTTTTACGTCACATCAAACGCTGGAATTCTCTGGCAATACCCTCTTGAGATAACATGCCCTGGTACAGCAAATGAGAGCGTGGGATTTGAGTGTACAGTTTTTCCCCATACGTTGGTCTGAGATGGGTATAGAAAATGCCTAAGGGGATTCTTTCCCCCCACTCCAGACTCCTCTCAAAAGCCTGGAGTCGATTACTGGGATCATGATCTTCCCCTAAGTAGTAGACCCGTTCTTTATACCAGCCGTAGGTATTCACCCGGTTAAAGCTCACACAGGGTTGCAAGACATCAACCAAAGCAAAACCCTTCCAGGATAGGGCTTCCTTAAGGATTTTTTTCAACCCCTCAACATCTCCAGAAAACCCCCGCGCCACAAAACTGGCATCCTGGGCAATGGCTATACTAAGAGGGTTAAAGGGGGTAGAAAAGTTTCCCATGGCCTGCACCTTGGAAACAAACCCTTCCTCCGAAGTGGGCGAAGCCTGTCCCTTGGTTAAACCGTAAACCTGATTATCATGCACGATCACGGTGAGGTCAGGATTGCGACGGATGGCATGGAGGAAATGATTCCCACCTTCTCCGTACATGCATCCATCTCCCGATTCGGCAACCACAAGGAGTTCAGGGCGCACAGTTTTAATGGCAAAGGCAACCGGGACACTACGCCCATGCAATCCGTTGAAAACATTGGCATTCAAATAGTGAGGAAGTTTGGCCGCCTGACCAATCCCCGAAACAAGGACCACCTGATGCGGTTCATACCCAAGCTCAAAAAGGGCTTCCTTTAACGCTCTCAAAATACCGAAATTCCCACACCCCGGACACCAAGCAATTTCTACCGCCTTTTCCTGCTCAAACGGATTGGCCATCATGGAGCACCTCCTTCACTCGCTCACGCAGTTCATCCACCAGAAAAGGTCGCCCATCATAGCGGGTGATTCGCACTGGGAAGGAAAATTTGGTTTCACGTTCTAAAAGGTCTGCAAACTGACCTCTATAATTGTTCTCAACCACCACCGGAAGGGGCAATCGTACCAGGAACTCCCGCAATCCAAACGGCAACGGCCACAACTCGTTAAAGTGCACAAAACCTGCATCAATTCCCTCTGCCCGGAGTTCTTTCCGCACCTCTTGCAACACCCCCCAGTTGGAACCCCAGCCAATGAGGGTCATATCTTTACCCTCAGCATAAAAGGGCATGCGCATTTCCTTTTTCATTGCCTCCCATTTCTTCATCCGTTTCTCGTGCATCGCAATCCGCACGCCCAAATCCTCCGTAAGATGACCACACTCATCGTGCTCGTCACTATCCACCACCACCAGCGCCCTGCCACCAGGAATCACCCGGGGAGAAATCCCCGACGGAGTCAAAGCATAGCGGCAATACTCAGAAGAATCACTCACCTGAATCAGGAAATCCGGTATCTCCTCAAGTTCAAGGTTTCGATAGGAAACCTTGGCATCAGCCAGATACTGGTCACTGAGGATAATGGCTGGCACCTGATACTTTTCAGTCAAGTAGAAAGCTCTCCGTACCACGTTGATGGCATCCTGCGGATCCCGGGGAGCAAAGACAAAACGGGGAAATTCATCATGCCCGGCATGGACCACGAAGAGGAGATCCGCTTGCGAAGTTCTGGTAGGCAGACCAGTTGACGGGCCCGGTCGCTGTCCATCCACCACCACAATCGGCACTTCGGTCATGGCTGCTAGACCCAGTCCCTCCACCATGAGACAAAACCCTCCACCAGAAGTGCCAGTCATCGCCCTCGCCCCAGCGTAGGATGCTCCCAGAGCCATGTTGATCGCTGCAATCTCGTCCTCTGCCTGTTCCACCATAATCCCGTACTCCTTGGCCCGGGAAGCCAGAAAATTCATAATTCCAGTAGAGGGGGTCATGGGGTAAGCACTGTAAAAGGTGCACCCGGCGAAAAGCGCTCCTAAGCCCAGCGCCTGGTTCCCATCAAGGAGAAATTGAGGAGCGTGATCAGACTTTATCGATCCCTTCTGGGGTAAAACCGGGTCAATACCGACCAGCTCTCGACCCCTCCGGAAGGCCAGTTTGTTTTTCTCAACCACTTCTTTCCCCTTTTTGGCAAAAACCTCTTCGATATAGGCCTCGCTCAATTCTGGTGCTAACCCCAGAATTGCGCTGATTGCCCCTACTGCCACCATGTTGGCAAAGACTTTATTCCCAAGCTGTATCGCCTCTTTTTCAAAATCAATGGTGATGAAGTGATGAGAATTCGAAGCATCCCCCACCGGCACGAAACTGCCCAAAATAAAACCTCTTTCCTTGACCTCGTGTCGATGCAACCCATGGGTCAACGGATCCAGACACACCAGAAGATCAAGATACTTCTTCGCTGCCCAAACTGGCTCATCGCTCAACCGAATATGGGTAAACGTATGTCCCCCCCGAATCCGAGACTGGTAATCTTCGAGGGAGAACACATAGTATCCACTTCGCTTGAGCATCAGGGCAAGAATCTCTGAAACGGTCTGAACACCCTGACCAGCCGCTCCCCCAACCTTAATGCTCCAGTCCACCATGTCATGCTCCTCCTTTCTCGCCCTATATCTCCTTCACATAAACCGTCTTTTTCTGATATGGAATCTCAATCCCTTCGGCATCAAACGCTCTTTTCAAAAGATATCGTAACTCCCGCTCGACACTCCAGTGTTCCTGTGGGCAAACTTTGAGCGAAACTCGCACCACCACACTGGAAGACCCCAGTTGTACAATGCGATGAATCAATGGTGGTTCAAACACCATTTGGGGGTTTTTCTGGTAATATTCTTCCGCTACCTGTTTCATTACCTCCACCACCCGGTCCAAATCCACCTCATAGGCCACATTCATATCCACAATAGCCCGGGTAAATCCGCGGTTATAATTGGCAATCTTTCCAATCTCCCCGTTGGGGATGGTCACCAGAGCTCCCGAAAAAAGACGCACCCGGATAACTCGCAAGGTCATTTCTTCAACCGTCCCGGTCACTTCCCCAATCTCAACCACATCACCCACCGAAAGGGTATCTTCGAAAAGGAGAAACATTCCCGTGACGATATCTCGCACCAGAGTTTGGGCCCCAAAACCAACGGCAAGACCCACCACTCCTGCACCCGCCAAAAGGGCTGTGGCATCAACTCCCAGCTCTCGCAGAACGAAGATGATGGCAAAAAAAGCCACCACATATTTGGTAAGACTCTGCAAAAGGGGTACAATCGTCTCAAGCCATCGGCGGGAATCTTTCCCACCAGGCATCAATCTGCGCAGGAGTAATCCTCGAAAGATCCTCCCACTTAAAAAGAACGTCAGATACGCCCCACCAATAACCGCAAGAATCCGTATTCCCTTCTCTAGCCACACAAAAAGATGAATCATGAAGGAGAACGCTGTAAGGAGATGCCCTGTAGCAGTCGAGTCTCAAGGTGGTATTCTTGAATGGCCTTGATGGTCATGGAACCGTTTTTG
The sequence above is a segment of the Atribacterota bacterium genome. Coding sequences within it:
- a CDS encoding carbohydrate ABC transporter permease; this translates as MKSKKKVSGFLIFTWIFLLLFTFWTLFPFFWGIITSIKSPGEQYSTAFLPHFQFKPSSYAWQVVLGQAEGERTKQGLRNSVLISSLSSLLVLFMGALAGYSLARFRFHRWKNKDIAVWILSNRMFPPIAVAIPFFLIMRTLRLLDTLPAIIMAHVVYNLPLAIWLMIDFFRELPEEIEEAALIDGCSSFQAFLRIALPLSLPGIIAVYILCFIFSWNEFLFVVTLSYRKTMTMPVIIAGALTVRGLDFWKVSALSLLAVTPPVILAALTSRYLIRGLTLGAVKE
- the purM gene encoding phosphoribosylformylglycinamidine cyclo-ligase; translated protein: MNGGFWDYKKAGVDIDRANDSLKRITVRARGTWRSEVIAGIGGFAGIVRMNPEWRSHCLVAGSDGVGTKLKVAIELEKHDTVGIDLVAMCVNDVLCYGAEPLFFLDYFACGRLKTTVFESVLSGIIEGCKQARCTLLGGETAEMPDMYGEGEYDLAGFAVGVVEEENIIDGRDIEVGDVLFGISSSGLHSNGFSLVRRILRSNGISFDARVENRDLSEELLRPTRIYALLVLSLLREVRIKGLAHITGGGIVENLPRVLPEGLRARIKRSNIQVPWIFRFLQRIGNIPEQEMWRVFNMGVGLAVVVAQKDGAKFVELCQQKGEAPIFLGEIVRGERGVEFLE
- a CDS encoding universal stress protein codes for the protein MEISHILVPTDFSLFSDLAIHKATLLGKIFQAKITVLHVLTLSEVNVLTSQPGNPWENVVLQIQNDMMEEVRKVADSSFDLAKVSLEVVAGEPVEEIVRFADESNVDLIIMGTHGRTGLASVFLGSVTIGVIKKTCVPVMVVKCTEALK
- a CDS encoding thiamine pyrophosphate-dependent enzyme — translated: MMANPFEQEKAVEIAWCPGCGNFGILRALKEALFELGYEPHQVVLVSGIGQAAKLPHYLNANVFNGLHGRSVPVAFAIKTVRPELLVVAESGDGCMYGEGGNHFLHAIRRNPDLTVIVHDNQVYGLTKGQASPTSEEGFVSKVQAMGNFSTPFNPLSIAIAQDASFVARGFSGDVEGLKKILKEALSWKGFALVDVLQPCVSFNRVNTYGWYKERVYYLGEDHDPSNRLQAFERSLEWGERIPLGIFYTHLRPTYGEKLYTQIPRSHLLYQGMLSQEGIAREFQRLM
- a CDS encoding mechanosensitive ion channel family protein; this encodes MIHLFVWLEKGIRILAVIGGAYLTFFLSGRIFRGLLLRRLMPGGKDSRRWLETIVPLLQSLTKYVVAFFAIIFVLRELGVDATALLAGAGVVGLAVGFGAQTLVRDIVTGMFLLFEDTLSVGDVVEIGEVTGTVEEMTLRVIRVRLFSGALVTIPNGEIGKIANYNRGFTRAIVDMNVAYEVDLDRVVEVMKQVAEEYYQKNPQMVFEPPLIHRIVQLGSSSVVVRVSLKVCPQEHWSVERELRYLLKRAFDAEGIEIPYQKKTVYVKEI
- a CDS encoding sugar ABC transporter permease, giving the protein MFKSQERARAIKVGFIIPGLSYLMLMAVFPMVWSLSLSFQRWKAATASPRVFVGLKNFYTIFFEDSRFWNSLRFTVSYVLIVVVIELFLGLLLAYLLNEKIRFRNFFRVVFLFPMAAPPIGIAFMWRMLLNPDAGIMVKIMNSLGMNVVRWLTDAKLTPFVLMSVDIWEWTPFMFLGLLAAFQSLPVELYDAAQVDGASRFQTFRFITFPLLLPIIVTLVLLRAIDAFKLFELVFGITGGGPGSSTESLSYYIYTVGFQYFDLGYACSLSWIFLGIVLLISNFLLQRLRKEV
- the purB gene encoding adenylosuccinate lyase, with protein sequence MIERYSLPKMKAIWSDEHRFEVWLQIELLALEAWSQLGLISPEEVERIRQKVTFSKERMLQIEQVTRHDVIAFLTTLSEGLGKEGRFLHFGLTSSDVLDTATSFLLKESAEVILADLDEVCSIIRDKALEHRYTLIVGRTHGVHAEPTTFGLKLVIWYNEMKRNRERVERAKQVVSVGKISGAVGNFANVDPRVEAYVCGKLGLQPAQASTQIIQRDRYAEFLWSLAMVGTSLEKFALELRNLQRTEIREVEEGFGKGQKGSSAMPHKKNPITGEQICGLSRVLRGNLFVALENIPLWHERDISHSSAERIILPDSCILTDYLLQTFTRLLRELSVYPENMQRNLDKSRGLVFSEKVLLELVKRGLTREEAYALVQRCALQTWENENADFLKTLQEDPEVRKYLSSSELENLFDFHHYLKHVDLIFRRSGIEGEKA
- a CDS encoding 2-oxoacid:acceptor oxidoreductase subunit alpha; amino-acid sequence: MVDWSIKVGGAAGQGVQTVSEILALMLKRSGYYVFSLEDYQSRIRGGHTFTHIRLSDEPVWAAKKYLDLLVCLDPLTHGLHRHEVKERGFILGSFVPVGDASNSHHFITIDFEKEAIQLGNKVFANMVAVGAISAILGLAPELSEAYIEEVFAKKGKEVVEKNKLAFRRGRELVGIDPVLPQKGSIKSDHAPQFLLDGNQALGLGALFAGCTFYSAYPMTPSTGIMNFLASRAKEYGIMVEQAEDEIAAINMALGASYAGARAMTGTSGGGFCLMVEGLGLAAMTEVPIVVVDGQRPGPSTGLPTRTSQADLLFVVHAGHDEFPRFVFAPRDPQDAINVVRRAFYLTEKYQVPAIILSDQYLADAKVSYRNLELEEIPDFLIQVSDSSEYCRYALTPSGISPRVIPGGRALVVVDSDEHDECGHLTEDLGVRIAMHEKRMKKWEAMKKEMRMPFYAEGKDMTLIGWGSNWGVLQEVRKELRAEGIDAGFVHFNELWPLPFGLREFLVRLPLPVVVENNYRGQFADLLERETKFSFPVRITRYDGRPFLVDELRERVKEVLHDGQSV
- the purN gene encoding phosphoribosylglycinamide formyltransferase; its protein translation is MSKKIVVLVSGRGTNLQALIDAVKNGTIPGRITLVVSDNPHAHALERARREDIPTVILDYASFPGKKAYEKALLDLLIKEGPDLICLAGYMRIVGKEIIAHYRHRILNIHPSLLPAFPGLEAQKQAVEYGVKVSGCTVHFVDEGMDTGPIVLQAVCPVLDDDNPETLSVRILEHEHQIYPQAVRLFLEGKLRIEGRRVLVKE
- a CDS encoding zinc ribbon domain-containing protein produces the protein MNKVVTMVPFLRLWMLRLRLAPLKREWLNALLELGEAVYTFFRQGQQEIRKEELRERYQELLSLEEEIEDLKEEIALLQGRKPRKRCPSCGKYIEEDARYCSYCGVEQKKE
- a CDS encoding extracellular solute-binding protein: MKRSFWLVVLLLYLVASTSFAAEKTWESQQGEFSGTTLTILITDPHSAVVESWKPEWEALTGAKVEMVVVPYASLYDKMMTDFITGTGAYDLICWPSIWAGDVMGGEWVIPLDELIQEYGYPNWDDVAPAIKTVVSWANKVYALPYDGDCHMLYYRKDALENPDYQSKFKEKYGYAYNVPPQSWEEIRDIAEFFTGWDWDNDGENEYGIAFIAQRKTQAMWSYLDIAMQYAAQPGVAPFFDPETMEPLVNNPGWVKAMEVIQDMTKFAPPGLLSYGYSELRQAYVSGNSAIALDWGDIGIMEQSEEKYGSKVKGLLGYGPLPGAKKTYDFKEKKWIEGYNQVNFLNFGGWIFSISKFSKNQLAAYKFATYFTAPERSILDVCGIHGYTGANPWRFSHFQNIDKWIEGGWGKDSVMKYLETIQTILSDPKAITDLRIPGAAEYYDYLDLYLAQVLSGTAKPEDACNTIYKEWVKITEAQGKEKQLNLYRESLGLPKK